NNNNNNNNNNNNNNNNNNNNNNNNNNNNNNNNNNNNNNNNNNNNNNNNNNNNNNNNNNNNNNNNNNNNNNNNNNNNNNNNNNNNNNNNNNNNNNNNNNNNNNNNNNNNNNNNNNNNNNNNNNNNNNNNNNNNNNNNNNNNNNNNNNNNNNNNNNNNNNNNNNNNNNNNNNNNNNNNNNNNNNNNNNNNNNNNNNNNNNNNNNNNNNNNNNNNNNNNNNNNNNNNNNNNNNNNNNNNNNNNNNNNNNNNNNNNNNNNNNNNNNNNNNNNNNNNNNNNNNNNNNNNNNNNNNNNNNNNNNNNNNNNNNNNNNNNNNNNNNNNNNNNNNNNNNNNNNNNNNNNNNNNNNNNNNNNNNNNNNNNNNNNNNNNNNNNNNNNNNNNNNNNNNNNNNNNNNNNNNNNNNNNNNNNNNNNNNNNNNNNNNNNNNNNNNNNNNNNNNNNNNNNNNNNNNNNNNNNNNNNNNNNNNNNNNNNNNNNNNNNNNNNNNNNNNNNNNNNNNNNNNNNNNNNNNNNNNNNNNNNNNNNNNNNNNNNNNNNNNNNNNNNNNNNNNNNNNNNNNNNNNNNNNNNNNNNNNNNNNNNNNNNNNNNNNNNNNNNNNNNNNNNNNNNNNNNNNNNNNNNNNNNNNNNNNNNNNNNNNNNNNNNNNNNNNNNNNNNNNNNNNNNNNNNNNNNNNNNNNNNNNNNNNNNNNNNNNNNNNNNNNNNNNNNNNNNNNNNNNNNNNNNNNNNNNNNNNNNNNNNNNNNNNNNNNNNNNNNNNNNNNNNNNNNNNNNNNNNNNNNNNNNNNNNNNNNNNNNNNNNNNNNNNNNNNNNNNNNNNNNNNNNNNNNNNNNNNNNNNNNNNNNNNNNNNNNNNNNNNNNNNNNNNNNNNNNNNNNNNNNNNNNNNNNNNNNNNNNNNTTGGTTCAACTGGATGGTGCCCATCTATAATTAGTTTTGAGTGTAGGAACCCACTAACACGTACACATGCATGTCTATACCCTTGTTATACAACCACGTTTTAGGATTTATATTTCTCTCCTTGTTCCTGGGACTTTTGGTTCTACCCTTTCTACCTTTCAATGAATCCATACCcatatatgtaaatataaaggaaaatacTTAAGTACTCTCAGAGTATAGTGAAATAGTGCTCCcttctctcacattcatggtggaccccaccatgaatttaataagGGGATcccaccatgaatgtgagaggagggagtaccaTTCACCatactccgggagtacctaaaAATTACTCAATATAAAAATAGGCGTATATCCAAGGTTGTACCCAGTGAACAAAGCTCCCATTTTTACTGGGTTTGGGAGAGGTGATTGGTAggctaattttgtttttggagaGGCTGGTTCCTGGAATTGAGCCTGTGacctatatatatagatatatatatatatatatatctatatatataaaataataatattattattaaagaatGCTGTCCCTAAGATGTGTTTCATGATGTCATTTATCATGTCTAAATTCTAGTTATGCTCTTTTCATTACCTTTACGTGATGAATTTATTACTTCTAGATGGAAAGAGACAAGAATCATAACTACAATTATTGTTTTCATCACAGTCTAGATGTACCCTTTGCAGTGCAGAAATTGAGAACGGGCCTTTAATCCCTAATCATGGTATATTCCACcacccttaaaaaataaaattatacattttctctcactcactctcaacTATATTGTTTTTCATCCAACTTACAATTATAATCATGTTACATCCtacttcactttttttttttttttgggttaaattttatttggattgatGTCCTTCCCAGCTCTTAGAGCAGCCGCTGCAGCAGTGAAACATGAGGATGATCGAAGGCTATTTCATAATGCTACTCTGCGGAAGCGTCGGAAAGAAATGGGTGACCATACAGATCCATTGAGAAGATCGAACAGGGTATGCTTCAAATGAGTGCCTGGTATTTCTATGACTTATTCTATATTGACCTTTCCACAAGTTTTTTACTGGTTTTGAGAGCTGAAATGGTAGAAGAAATGGACAGAGATTGAATATTTCTATTATTTGGTCTATGCACATGTTTTTGACTGGTTTTGGGAGCTGAAATGGTAGAAGACATGGAAATAGATGTGGATATGCAACGCAGAGAGGTGTAACACTTAATAAGTAGAAGATAAGTAATGTTAATTGCAATCTAATGACATTCTATGAAACAAAGTGGTAAATCTTTTTGTGAAAGACTTAATTAtctatacttatcaaaaaaagaaaagaaaagaaaaaggcttaACTGTCTATATTCTGGAAACAATTGCTAATGAGATCTGGTTTAAATGGCACTTCCTCCTCTCATAAGAATGGGGTGGAGGGTGACATCATAGTTTTAAAGCCTGCTGCAgttgtgtgtaacttaccaatcatgaagaaaatattttggaagcATATTGGACCATATCTTAAATGTTTCATGTGCATATTTTTGTAGGAAAGAGTTTCTTTTCAAGTTACACTCGGTATAACTTTACTATGTTTGGTGGAATTTAAGCAGAAAATTCTTTCTAGTAATGTCTtctagtaaaaataaaaaaattctttttggtAATGTCATTGAATTGGTTATTGAAAAGGTTAACATCTTCATGCTACTTGTAAAATGTTTGCTTGTGCTTAGGCCCAGAGCATCATTATAATGAACTGATGTTGGAAAGTTTGATTCTCGAAAGCCTATAAAACAATCTGACCTTGTACATCAACTTTATATCAACTTAGTAAATAATGAATGGCTTTTGGGAGAGATATTTGCAAGTAAAAGAGGTGGTAGTGTTTCATATGAACAATGGTCCAGCAATTTGCAGTGTCTTGTGAAATGCAACCCACTGCCCAATGTCATTagagtttttctttctaatgaaTAAATAAAGGATATTAGCCACATGATTGTCTATAGGAAAATGGAGATGTTACTGCTGATGATGGGCTCCATCGGGGGGTGCAATATCCATTTTCAGTAAACGAGAAAGTGGTTATTAAGgtgagaatttttttgcaactttTTTCTGCTATTTTCTATTGGTCATGGCAGATTCTACTTTTCCAATATAAATTTTAAGGCAATACTTCATTTTTCAGGGAAACAGGAGGACACCAGAAAAATTTGTTGGGAAGGAAGCAGTCATCACATCACAATGTCTCAATGGCTGGTGAGTTGGCAGGATCTAACTTCATACACTTGTAATGGTATtctatttttatacatataatgATGCGGAATGAAGGGCCCCCAAAAAGGTAATAACTAAAGTGAAGATCATAAAAAGTTTGTCCAATTTCAAGGCTGAACATTTAGTGGAATGTTAATTTCATGATATTTTAGAGTAATTAAGCATCCTAGTGTTTTTGAAAAGAGGTAGATTCTGCACATTTTTATTCAGAAGGCATTTTTTCCCTATCCAAGGAGATATTTTGTGGCCATATGTGATTACTAGTGTCCTTTTCTGTTTTGTGGCTATATATTTTGTGTCCTTTCCTATTTTTCTCATTAGGTGATTACTAGCATTTGTTTTGTGGCTATTCTTAGCCCTTCAGTTTCTGTAGGTTTTGtagaattacttttttgtccaagTATGTTTACttggtttaattttttccttGACTTTTTGGTCCATGTGTTTCTCTTCAACCATGGCATGTGTTAATTTGCCACTGTTTTGAAAACTGGACAAGACTGGCTGGTTGGACCTGTTCAATTGAGTACTGGCGAGTATTGTTTGGTTTTACCCAACTAACCATGTCTTTTCAAAACTGGATTGGACAGTTGAAACGACTGCTCCAACCAGTTAACTGTGAATTGAATTGGTCATAACAAAGGTGGTTAATTGAAAACATTGCTTAATATGTTAATATTGGGtaaactgaaaaaaaataatcattatttATTGTGTCAATACCatgttaaatgaaaaaaattatgacatctCTAATGTAGCATGTGATGACATGATGACATAATTTTTGAAGTGACATGATGATGTGGTATTTGAAGTGACCCAAGTGTGTGCATGGGAGTAGCTTTGGCCAAGTATGACGTGCTAGCAAGGAGCAGGGCAAATTTCCCTCATGCGATTAGTTAGTTGTAGCATGTGCATGCGTATAAATTTAGGAAATTAGTTAGGCATGGCATGTGCTCCCTCATGTGTGATTAATTTTGATGTGTTGAATGATCTAAAGCTTGAGTTAGAGCTTGCAAGTGTCTTTTAGCATGTGATAAATATGCAAGCTAGTGTCTAGGAAGTTAGTTATAGCATGATGATGTCATGATAAAATTAAGCACATGCAAATGCTACAACTAACTAATCACTTAAGAGGgagattttcctttttccttgcTAGCACGTCATACTCGGCCAAAGCCACACTCCCATGCAATTCAGTCACATGCTCCCATGCACACATTTGGTCACTTCAAATGCCACATCATCAGGTCATGTGCAATGTCATCACGTGCTACATTAGTCTCAATCTGATTATCAGTTGAATTTCAGTTTGACATCCAGACTAGGAATCACTCCTTTGTCTGGTTTGGTTTTTAGAATCATGACATCCgcttaattttctgaatttataatttattttattttgctctcggaattttattgaatttataatgGTGGTTTTATCATTAGACATACATAGAGAACTAAATTCCCTGCAGTATggatatctaaaaaaaaaaaaaatccctagtATGAGGCTAAAGAGCTAATGGAGATAATTTAATGTATCCCAAGGTTTCTTCAAATGTATATTGATGTGATCTGGCATTGTTTGAAATCCCTTATTGGCTTACCGTAGGAAATTCTTCAAGGGAGAAAAAAAGTATGCAATTGATTTTGATAACCATGGGGGCATtgtacttctctctctctctccattgatTGTTTGGAgggattttagggaggatggaaaatttaggagagaaaagtggagagaaagaaGTTTTAatgggtgtttggttgggagggggagtggaaaaaaaatgtggTAGGGCCCAAGTGTTTTCTCCTGGGCCCACCAAAAatttttctccccaaaatgggGAGAAAATTGAGGGTAGAAAACAGAAGCCCCAAAATGGATGAATATGCTCTTTTGCACTTGCACATGAGTTTCGTCCACGTCAGTtgctttttccccttttttttttcttcatccacTTGCACATACACaattgttttgctaaaaaaatgtgttatttttttgctttatttaatgaggacataattgtaaatttataccaacTTCATCTtccatcctctcatttttcttctcaactaaacaaataaattttccatctctccacttttccatcctcccaactaaacacaaacaagagaaaactaaattttttctatcctctcacttttctatttcctcccaattttttattctcccGCTTTTCCACTCCTCTAACCAAACGAACCCTAAATGAAGATTGCCAAAAGGCAATTTGTGTCTTGAAGTTGAGAAAGGAAACAGAGCAACtcatcttatttttgttttcgttAGGCTTTCAGGAAAGCTAGGATTTTTGTTTATACCGAAGTGTCAACTTTAATGAATGGAATGGATTGTGTGTGGAGAGAAATAAACAGCTGATCTTCAAATTCTTACTGAATGTAACGTATGGGTCCCTGAGGGCAATACTTTTGAAATGATTATAAAGACCTGATAAGATATTGGGTTTCTGCACCTGTGGTGCCAGTACCAGCTTGCATTCTTTCCATAAGACACCCGGCCCAAACCACATCCACCctcccaaaaaataataatgaaaataaaaactcagATGAGTACTTTGAGCTCTAGGACGAGCTCTGGGATTTGATTTCAAATTCTGCATGTTATTCAGTACCCAAAACACTAGTGCAGTATAATTGAATATTTCCCTgtattttttgttccttttattttcttcccaGGTACTTGCTTAGGATTATTGGAACTGGAGAGAATGTCCGCCTGCAGTACCGTTCTCTTAGGAAGATATTGAGTACAGCAGCAATTGATGACAGATGTCCACCACAGCAGATTCAGAACAGTAGCTgataaattaaatttcttttagtaCTAGATACTCAAACCTTAAACCTTGATAGTGCATAATTAAAAATCTCACCTTTTTCGGCTCCTACCAGGTATACGAGTTCTTACTAGTTATTGTAATTGAATGTAGTTTCTATGTAGCCAGAAAAGAGGTAGTCTGTTTGAATGCTAGAGTTCCTGATACCTGTCAAAAGCTTGTaaattatgaaaagaaaaaagatgactTAGGTAGTGTTTGAATTTTAGCTCAAAATgaatatgaaaattattttttgccaagtGAACTTTCGAGTTTAGAATGTTACTACCCCCACAGTTAGATTATGTTTAATTATTGATCATTTCTTTGTGAAATGCCAGTTATCAATTCATTATCTAGAGACTAGAATATTAGTTAAATAAATGGATGACCAAATTAGGTCACAAATCCTGTTTGTGATTGCTGTTCTACACGTTACAAAAATACAGCATGGAAAACAGAGACGCTGTGTGAGATAATTGTCACTCGGGAGCTCCTGGTGAATTTTTGAAAAGGGCAGTGTAAGAATTGTTTTATAGTCTTTGGAGcaatttttggtgtttggtaaGAATACTTGGCTCATTGCTGGATCAAAATAATTCGGGCTCAATTCTATATTGATCCAGAAATGTGATGCtgataattctaaaaaaaaaaaaaaaaaaaaaaaaaaaaaaccgatgcTGAAGCTGTCAAAGTTTGATTTGGAAAAGAATTTCTCCAATTTGGTATGTTTTAATATTACTACTTTCATGGTCTAATCTTTATTCATCTCCATGTTGCATCTCCCGCTTGGAATTTGGCCCTATATTAACTCTCATCAATGCTTTTGCTCTCTTCTAAGTAAATTGCAATCTGTTTTTAGTGAAATTAATGTactcttttcaaaaaaagaaacaagtaaaggaactattataataaaaccgaaaaaaaggtgaaaattgtaaaatccCAGTTTATTTGTCTGATTAATAAGCGTGTGAGTGTAATATGCACGATAAGCGTGGCTTAACAGCAAGGTCGGTCATATGAATATTATGTTAGTAGGCATAACATGGGTTGGTTTGACCAATTGGGCATGATGTCCTCTTCTGGGTTGGCATAgattttctatctcttattaTGATTCCATGAGCTGATGAGCTCTCCATCCAAATCCATATTGCTTACCTTTCTTTATTACAAGTCTACTTGCCTTTATATGAACCGATGCCATGCCTGTCCTGTTCCTCCATAGAATTCAGCtgattcaaaactcaaaactgtaTGCTAAATTTGCTACCCACCCACAAAACATTACTAGTAGCTTTCATTCTCTCGAGGGTCAAACTTACTCCAGTATAGAATCCTATGTGGCCATGTTAAGTTTGTTAGGTTCTGAATTATATAATAATCATGTTAATTTTGGTCAAAGAGTCATCATCGTTAAGGTTTTGAATGCATCAACTCATTTCAAATGAGTTTCAAGATGAACTTGTATAAAGTTCTACTACAGCATTTTAATTAGTACCATGTCCTCTTTATGGAACTATggtttttacttattttttattaattttttttatatgatggAATTTCAAACTTATGGCATCCGCTTCATAATGATTGCAAATTACTTTACTAGTTAAGTTAACTAGAACCCCACTATGGAATTAATGTTAATAGTAGTAGATTTAATGCTAGTAATTAATTGGCTAACAAACCGTGATACTTTGACCCTGAATATATTTGTATTGGTTTATGATTGCAAGAATATGATGGAGCACGATTGAGCCGTCTTTTCACGTCACATTTATCGTGAAGCTAATAGGTGTGTTGCCAACCAGGCAGTGTAGCAATTTGGAGGAATATGACCAATGCCCATCTTTTGTGGTACATGTTATTTTGTATAGAATCTAAGACAGATTGAGACCTCAAGGGATTTCCCCATGAATGATTGAATTTTGTTATGTAtactctataaataaataatactccTCCTTTTtcagggcaaaaaaaaaaaaaaaaaaaaccgaaaaaaaaaagatgaaatgaGCAAGTGGTGAGCTTACATAATTGCATATTAAATATGTAGGTGGGCAAAGTTCAGCCCATATTGAGCTCAGCTCGAGGACCATTAATCCCTAGCCCACTTGCATGTAAGAGGCTTGAGCTGGACCAACGCATAGGCCCCTCCACTTGCTCCCTGAGGAAGGGAAATAATGCCTTGTGGGAGTCCGCCAGCCGAGCACATGATTCAATATCAGGTCCAAGTTACTAGGGAATTATTATAGTGGTGGAGTCATGAGGCCCACCCCTTGACATGAGATTGGACACATTGGTACAGTAGCTTAGACCCATGGGGCCACCCAGATACTACAAGTGGCGGGGGCCACGTACAGGTGGAATATACTTTCATCATTGAAAACCCACTAACGAAAGAGTATAAATGGAAACAGACATATGAGAAGAGGGGGTTGGAACATTTTTCAGGTGAGAGAAACACAAGTGAAGGAGAGATTAGTAACTGATATTTGGGAAGAAGTGATCCAGCTCAGGACACTTAAGGGATACCTTGCCTGTCTGAGATCCTCCTCGGGCAGTTAAACTAGCAATAAAAGCCATCTCACAACCATTTTTATCCACCATCTATTAGCCAAACTCTTCTTGGGACCTTCCATTGTGGGCTATACCCAGAATATAAGTAAAAGTAAAATCTATTATGTTACACTAAGTTTAATTCATATTTCTTAATCCCATACAATGCACCGGaaaactttacataaatgcataATATATCATGTATACTCCATGACTATAGTTGACAGGTTCagttattgcaaaaaatgaacccaaaaatttagatattaaaactttcaaaaagtcaaaaatattGGATTTTGGTGGAAAGTCAATGAATCAGATGTCAAAACTTCCAAAAgtccaaaaataatattaaagaaTTA
This genomic stretch from Quercus lobata isolate SW786 chromosome 3, ValleyOak3.0 Primary Assembly, whole genome shotgun sequence harbors:
- the LOC115978721 gene encoding U-box domain-containing protein 62 produces the protein MGDHTDPLRRSNRENGDVTADDGLHRGVQYPFSVNEKVVIKGNRRTPEKFVGKEAVITSQCLNGWYLLRIIGTGENVRLQYRSLRKILSTAAIDDRCPPQQIQNSS